A genome region from bacterium includes the following:
- a CDS encoding lysoplasmalogenase, protein MLADLIFLAFVAAAVVDWIAVAQQHQALEWIAKPAALALLLLWAAMGDAPSWALLAALAFSLLGDVYLMLPANLFVAGLAAFLVGHLAYIDAFHAPLGWRVIWSALVLGASAPLGLRIVGAVPSAPLRIAVAAYMIVIAVMTGSAIAAGLPLAVVGALLFMLSDSMIAWNRFVAPFAGARLAIIVTYHVGQALLVHALRS, encoded by the coding sequence ATGCTCGCCGACCTGATCTTCCTCGCCTTCGTCGCCGCGGCGGTGGTCGACTGGATCGCCGTCGCGCAGCAGCACCAGGCGCTGGAGTGGATCGCCAAGCCGGCGGCGCTGGCGCTGCTGCTGCTGTGGGCGGCGATGGGCGACGCGCCGAGCTGGGCGTTGCTGGCGGCGCTCGCCTTCTCGCTGCTCGGCGACGTCTATCTGATGTTGCCGGCCAACCTGTTCGTCGCCGGGCTGGCCGCCTTCCTGGTCGGCCACCTCGCGTACATCGACGCCTTCCATGCGCCGCTCGGTTGGCGGGTGATCTGGAGCGCGCTGGTGCTCGGGGCGAGCGCGCCGCTCGGCCTGCGCATCGTCGGCGCCGTGCCCTCGGCGCCGCTGCGCATCGCGGTCGCCGCCTACATGATCGTCATCGCCGTCATGACCGGCTCGGCGATCGCCGCCGGTCTGCCGCTCGCCGTGGTCGGCGCCCTGCTGTTCATGCTCTCCGATTCGATGATCGCCTGGAACCGCTTCGTCGCGCCGTTCGCCGGCGCCCGGCTGGCGATCATCGTCACCTACCACGTCGGCCAGGCGCTGCTGGTCCACGCCCTGCGTTCCTGA
- a CDS encoding DUF3303 family protein: protein MLFVAEYAFAWDALATVAAKRLEWDGAQPDGFRFVGEWVWKEREPAFRGVAVIDAEDVEALNAFALHYGTSLTMTFHPVSDVMSALTQIGVQPKVRLVSRRPRAKRGA from the coding sequence ATGCTCTTCGTCGCCGAATACGCCTTCGCCTGGGACGCGCTGGCCACCGTCGCCGCCAAACGCCTGGAATGGGACGGCGCCCAACCCGACGGCTTCCGCTTCGTCGGCGAGTGGGTGTGGAAGGAGCGCGAGCCGGCCTTCCGCGGCGTCGCCGTGATCGACGCCGAGGACGTCGAGGCGCTCAATGCCTTCGCGCTGCACTACGGCACGTCGCTGACCATGACCTTCCACCCGGTGAGCGACGTCATGTCGGCGCTGACCCAGATCGGCGTGCAGCCGAAGGTGCGGCTGGTCAGCCGCCGCCCGCGCGCCAAGCGCGGCGCCTGA
- a CDS encoding acetyl-CoA hydrolase/transferase family protein, whose translation MRIVPVADAVSHIRSGDHVFVHGAAAVPNALLAGLVARAAELRDVTMTHLHLEGAAPHLAADMAGHFRHRALFIGANARGAVAEGRAEYVPVFLSDIPYLMQRGAVQVDVALLNVSPPDRHGFCSLGTSVDVAQAAVRAARLVIAQLNPAVPRTLGDSFIPVARIDYGVEVHAPPAAVPLPKIGEVERAIAARIAALVPDRATIQMGIGAIPTAVALALTNHRDLGIHSEMITDVVVELVERGVVTGAYKEVDRGKIVSAFLTGTQRLYDFVDDNASVEMRPADYTNDSAVIRRFRRMTAINSAVEVDLTGQVCADSIGHQLLSGVGGQMDFIRGAALAEEGRAIIALPSTAAGGACSRIVSTLRPGAGVVTTRAHVETIVTEHGVAHLVGRSIPERARALIGLADPRFRESLAREAAELRLV comes from the coding sequence ATGCGCATCGTTCCCGTCGCCGACGCCGTCTCGCACATCCGCTCCGGCGATCACGTCTTCGTCCACGGCGCCGCGGCGGTGCCGAACGCGCTCCTCGCCGGCCTGGTGGCGCGCGCCGCCGAGTTGCGCGACGTCACCATGACCCACCTGCATCTCGAGGGCGCGGCGCCGCACCTCGCCGCCGACATGGCCGGGCACTTCCGTCACCGGGCGCTGTTCATCGGCGCCAACGCCCGTGGCGCCGTCGCCGAGGGGCGGGCGGAGTACGTGCCGGTGTTCCTCTCCGACATCCCCTACCTGATGCAGCGCGGCGCGGTGCAGGTCGACGTCGCGCTGCTCAACGTCTCGCCGCCGGACCGGCACGGCTTCTGCTCGCTCGGCACCTCGGTGGACGTCGCCCAGGCGGCGGTGCGCGCCGCCCGCCTGGTGATCGCGCAGCTCAATCCGGCGGTGCCGCGCACGCTCGGCGACAGTTTCATCCCGGTGGCGCGCATCGACTACGGCGTCGAGGTGCACGCGCCGCCGGCGGCGGTGCCGCTGCCGAAGATCGGCGAAGTGGAACGGGCGATCGCGGCCCGCATCGCGGCGCTGGTGCCCGATCGGGCGACGATCCAGATGGGCATCGGCGCCATCCCGACCGCCGTCGCCCTGGCGCTCACCAACCACCGCGACCTCGGCATCCACAGCGAGATGATCACCGACGTGGTGGTCGAGCTGGTCGAGCGCGGCGTCGTCACCGGCGCCTACAAGGAGGTGGACCGCGGCAAGATCGTCTCCGCCTTCCTCACCGGCACGCAGCGGCTGTACGACTTCGTCGACGACAACGCGTCGGTCGAGATGCGGCCGGCGGACTACACCAACGACAGCGCCGTCATCCGTCGCTTCCGCCGCATGACCGCGATCAACTCGGCGGTCGAGGTCGACCTCACCGGTCAGGTGTGCGCCGATTCGATCGGCCACCAGCTCCTGAGCGGCGTCGGTGGCCAGATGGACTTCATCCGCGGCGCCGCGCTGGCCGAGGAGGGGCGGGCGATCATCGCCCTGCCGTCCACCGCCGCCGGCGGCGCGTGCTCGCGCATCGTCTCCACCCTGCGCCCCGGCGCCGGCGTCGTCACGACGCGCGCCCACGTCGAGACCATCGTCACCGAGCACGGCGTCGCCCACCTGGTCGGGCGCAGCATCCCCGAACGGGCCCGCGCCCTCATCGGCCTCGCCGACCCGCGCTTCCGCGAGTCATTGGCGCGCGAAGCGGCGGAGCTCCGGCTGGTGTGA
- a CDS encoding amidohydrolase family protein: protein MTYAGDRVIHDADAHVMETPDWFEPYADPAIRSRMSRVYVGTVKPGEDSFIERWRARHRDPADRAAAEAEVMLRKNWSAIGSFLREDRSRALDLLGFRSQLVFNTFFNKYLVDVEHGGDLDLCYGVARAHNRAMADFCAVDRRLLAVGYVPLADFARARAMAEEAVRLGCRALMIPSACPPGHSPSHTGLFPVWAVAQEAGVPIVFHVGGGGRLLDPNYFANGLPPVSDFHGGAENFRSVDYMAIPYPPMQTLATMIFDRVLDHFPRLRIGVIEQGAVWLPSWMRQMESAVEAFAKSEERLRLLALRPSEYVRRQIRVTPYPSEPVGWIVEQAGEEVCMFSSDYPHVEGGRHPIRRFDASLGACGERVRQRFYCDNFLDLMGAAAAV from the coding sequence ATGACCTATGCCGGAGATCGCGTCATCCACGATGCCGACGCGCACGTGATGGAGACGCCCGACTGGTTCGAACCCTACGCCGATCCGGCGATCCGCTCGCGCATGAGCCGCGTCTACGTCGGCACCGTCAAGCCCGGCGAGGACAGCTTCATCGAGCGCTGGCGCGCCCGCCATCGCGATCCGGCCGATCGCGCCGCCGCCGAGGCCGAGGTGATGCTGCGCAAGAACTGGAGCGCCATCGGCTCCTTCCTGCGCGAGGATCGCAGCCGCGCCCTCGACCTGCTCGGCTTCCGCAGCCAACTGGTGTTCAACACCTTCTTCAACAAGTACCTGGTCGACGTCGAGCACGGCGGCGATCTCGATCTGTGCTACGGCGTCGCCCGCGCCCACAACCGCGCCATGGCCGACTTCTGCGCCGTCGACCGCCGCCTGCTGGCGGTCGGCTACGTGCCGCTCGCCGACTTCGCGCGCGCCCGCGCCATGGCCGAGGAAGCGGTGCGCCTGGGCTGCCGGGCGTTGATGATCCCCTCCGCCTGCCCGCCCGGGCACTCGCCGAGCCACACCGGCCTCTTCCCGGTGTGGGCGGTGGCGCAGGAGGCCGGCGTGCCGATCGTCTTCCACGTCGGCGGCGGCGGCCGGCTGCTCGACCCCAACTACTTCGCCAACGGCCTGCCGCCGGTGAGTGACTTCCACGGCGGCGCCGAGAACTTCCGCTCCGTCGACTACATGGCGATTCCGTATCCGCCCATGCAGACGCTGGCGACGATGATCTTCGATCGCGTCCTCGACCACTTCCCGCGCCTGCGCATCGGCGTCATCGAGCAGGGCGCGGTATGGCTGCCGAGCTGGATGCGGCAGATGGAATCGGCGGTCGAGGCGTTCGCGAAGTCGGAGGAACGGCTGCGCCTGCTGGCGCTGCGGCCGAGCGAGTACGTGCGGCGCCAGATCCGGGTCACCCCCTATCCGAGCGAACCCGTCGGCTGGATCGTCGAGCAGGCCGGCGAAGAGGTCTGCATGTTCTCCTCCGACTACCCGCACGTCGAGGGCGGTCGCCATCCCATCCGCCGCTTCGACGCCTCGCTCGGCGCCTGTGGCGAGCGGGTGCGCCAGCGCTTCTACTGCGACAACTTCCTCGACCTCATGGGCGCCGCCGCGGCGGTTTGA
- a CDS encoding ferritin-like domain-containing protein encodes MTAAVEDLSTPLPTVTVGSDEHKALFCRVFIETHDPYDPAQVAWPDVDEVTLKRLRSMPFWNEAVSTEHDVARKVQALVPHEPDPHLREAIALNGYEEGRHSALLDHMLRHYEIPRPATREERLSDDPLWDFMRVGYGECFDSFFAFGLYKLAGDSGIFPPALLTAVAPIVQEEARHILFFANWIAYCRAREGGAGKLTHMARCAAAMTAQVWGRVKTAIGTARGGSGGAEPEDDFMMGVKDSLDVVSSPRQFLTVCLSENDRRLAAYDPRLLRPTFVPKLARALARVVP; translated from the coding sequence ATGACCGCCGCTGTCGAGGATCTCAGCACGCCGCTGCCCACCGTCACCGTCGGTTCCGACGAGCACAAGGCGCTGTTCTGCCGGGTGTTCATCGAGACGCACGATCCGTACGACCCGGCGCAGGTGGCGTGGCCGGACGTCGACGAGGTCACCCTCAAACGCCTGCGCTCGATGCCGTTCTGGAACGAGGCGGTGTCGACCGAGCACGACGTCGCCCGCAAGGTGCAGGCGCTGGTGCCGCACGAGCCCGATCCGCACCTGCGCGAGGCGATCGCGCTCAACGGGTACGAGGAGGGCCGCCACTCCGCGCTGCTCGACCACATGCTGCGCCACTACGAGATCCCGCGCCCGGCGACGCGCGAGGAGCGCCTGTCCGACGACCCGCTGTGGGACTTCATGCGCGTCGGCTACGGCGAGTGCTTCGACTCCTTCTTCGCCTTCGGCCTCTACAAGCTCGCCGGCGATTCCGGCATCTTCCCGCCGGCGCTGCTCACCGCGGTGGCGCCGATCGTCCAGGAGGAGGCGCGGCACATCCTCTTCTTCGCCAACTGGATCGCCTACTGCCGGGCGCGCGAGGGCGGCGCCGGCAAGCTGACGCACATGGCGCGCTGCGCGGCGGCGATGACGGCGCAGGTCTGGGGACGGGTGAAGACGGCCATCGGCACGGCGCGCGGCGGCAGCGGCGGCGCCGAGCCCGAGGACGACTTCATGATGGGCGTCAAGGACTCGCTCGACGTCGTCAGCTCGCCGCGCCAGTTCCTCACCGTCTGCCTGAGCGAGAACGACCGGCGTCTGGCGGCGTACGATCCGCGCCTGCTGCGGCCGACGTTCGTCCCCAAGCTGGCGCGCGCCCTGGCGCGCGTCGTGCCGTGA
- a CDS encoding alpha/beta hydrolase, with product MAESPMMLPEWMGGADPSRIGFPLPVDRAAYEKTPGIPYKTTASGPLLLDAYRPAGGARHPLVVMIHGGGWARGGRFEMGLTKWAAYLASAGLAVVSIDYRLAPQTTFPDSFQDCLDAVDWAVAHADQLGADPTRIGLWGDSAGGHLALLLATSQTHPAYAGPRMRTDGARLRAVTSLYPPTDLIALDRAEQRAGVARIVRDFVGSEPDAAPERWREASPIEHVHPALPPIFVLQGTRDLLVPASQATRFAERLAAAGAPHRLEIVDGGVHGFDRIAPDARAIALIEAVREFLRQRLA from the coding sequence ATGGCTGAATCCCCGATGATGCTGCCGGAATGGATGGGCGGCGCCGACCCCAGCCGGATCGGCTTTCCGCTGCCGGTCGATCGCGCCGCCTACGAGAAGACGCCCGGCATCCCCTACAAGACGACGGCGAGCGGACCGCTGCTGCTCGACGCCTACCGTCCCGCCGGCGGCGCCCGCCACCCGCTGGTGGTGATGATCCACGGCGGCGGCTGGGCGCGCGGCGGCCGCTTCGAGATGGGCCTCACCAAGTGGGCGGCCTACCTCGCCAGCGCCGGGCTGGCGGTGGTCTCGATCGACTACCGGCTGGCGCCCCAGACCACCTTTCCCGATTCGTTCCAGGACTGCCTCGATGCGGTCGACTGGGCGGTGGCGCACGCCGACCAACTCGGCGCCGATCCGACCCGCATCGGCCTGTGGGGCGATTCCGCCGGCGGCCACCTGGCGCTGCTGCTGGCGACGTCGCAGACCCACCCGGCCTACGCCGGCCCGCGCATGCGCACCGACGGCGCCCGCCTGCGCGCCGTGACCTCGCTCTACCCGCCGACCGACCTCATCGCCCTCGATCGCGCCGAGCAGCGCGCCGGCGTCGCCCGCATCGTCCGCGACTTCGTCGGCAGCGAACCCGACGCCGCGCCCGAGCGCTGGCGCGAGGCCTCGCCGATCGAGCACGTGCATCCCGCCCTGCCGCCGATCTTCGTCCTCCAGGGCACGCGCGATCTCCTGGTGCCGGCCTCGCAGGCGACCCGCTTCGCCGAACGCCTCGCCGCCGCCGGCGCCCCGCACCGTCTGGAGATCGTCGACGGCGGGGTGCACGGGTTCGACCGCATCGCCCCCGACGCCCGCGCCATCGCGCTGATCGAAGCGGTGCGGGAGTTCCTGCGCCAACGCCTGGCGTGA
- a CDS encoding YIP1 family protein: MASMLERVSRAARLDPSLYEEVEADPSSMGQATAVVVLASIAGGIGTAGIEGQPGFVLGLIVNLVGWYIWAFLTYIIGTRLLPQPATEADMGQLLRTLGFAAAPGLLRGLGFLPGIGAPIMIAAAAWGLAAMIVAVRQALDYDSTWRAVLVCLIGWFVQILIIMIPFFVIGSFSASAGQAPAA, encoded by the coding sequence GTGGCATCGATGCTCGAGCGAGTGAGTCGCGCGGCCAGGCTCGACCCGAGTCTCTACGAGGAGGTCGAGGCCGATCCGTCGAGCATGGGGCAGGCGACGGCGGTGGTGGTGCTGGCCAGCATCGCCGGCGGCATCGGCACCGCCGGCATCGAAGGCCAGCCCGGATTCGTGCTCGGCCTGATCGTCAACCTCGTCGGCTGGTACATCTGGGCCTTCCTCACCTACATCATCGGCACCCGCCTGCTGCCGCAGCCCGCCACCGAGGCCGACATGGGGCAGTTGCTGCGCACCCTCGGCTTCGCCGCCGCGCCCGGCCTGCTGCGCGGGCTGGGATTCCTCCCCGGGATCGGCGCCCCGATCATGATCGCGGCGGCGGCGTGGGGGCTGGCGGCGATGATCGTCGCCGTGCGCCAGGCGCTCGACTACGACAGCACCTGGCGGGCGGTGCTGGTGTGCCTCATCGGCTGGTTCGTCCAGATCCTCATCATCATGATCCCCTTCTTCGTGATCGGCTCGTTCAGCGCCTCGGCCGGCCAGGCGCCCGCGGCATGA
- a CDS encoding molybdopterin-dependent oxidoreductase, whose amino-acid sequence MAVLDSVCPLDCPDTCSLSVTVEDGRLTRVDGSHRNPLTDGFICAKVRRYDERVYSPLRVLHPQRRIGAKGEGRFARIGWDEAIALVAERLRAVAAAHGAEAILPYHYGGSNGLLGDNGADARFFARLGASHLLTSLCAMPTGAAHRAMYGAMPGVPPADYALARCIILWGVNPSATSIHLVPHVRAAQAAGAFVAVIDPRRTPLARTASLHLAPRPGTDVVLALAMIDALARRGLADPAQVTGLDELARAAAEWPLARAAAECDVPAADIARLIDAYAAASPAVVRCGWGLERNHNGGQAARAVLALPAVAGKFGVRGGGMTMSLSRAHPIDHARLQRLDLAPAPRREINMVQLGRVLTEPLAPPIKALFVYNANPVAMTPDQNRVIAGLRREDLFTVVHEQVMTDTARYADVLLPATTIFEQTELHRAYGHYVTQYSEPVIAPLGESLTNPQLFARLGRALGFEAAAAAEEEALLADALSPAALAALRRDRALPVRFGDSGDVVQFGTVFPATPSGRVELCPPALGPVAYRPVRDDGRLVLLSPASDRTINSIFGEQAARPAVLSMHPEDARARGLRDGQPVRVVNELGEVHVPLRLSADLRRGIVTLAKGLWRASTLNGATATALVPDALTDIGGGACFNDARVEVEALEAAAAARPSQPGSR is encoded by the coding sequence ATGGCGGTGCTCGACTCGGTCTGTCCGCTCGACTGTCCCGACACCTGCAGCCTGAGCGTCACGGTCGAGGACGGTCGGCTGACCCGCGTCGACGGGTCGCATCGCAATCCGCTCACCGACGGCTTCATCTGCGCCAAGGTGCGGCGCTACGACGAGCGGGTCTACTCGCCGCTGCGCGTGCTCCATCCGCAGCGCCGGATCGGCGCCAAGGGCGAGGGGCGCTTCGCGCGCATCGGCTGGGACGAGGCGATCGCGCTCGTCGCCGAGCGCCTGCGCGCCGTCGCGGCGGCGCACGGGGCCGAGGCGATCCTGCCCTACCACTATGGCGGCTCCAACGGCCTGCTCGGCGACAACGGCGCCGACGCCCGCTTCTTCGCCCGCCTCGGCGCCTCGCACCTGCTGACCAGTCTGTGCGCGATGCCGACCGGCGCCGCGCACCGCGCCATGTACGGCGCCATGCCCGGCGTCCCGCCGGCCGACTACGCGCTGGCGCGCTGCATCATCCTGTGGGGCGTCAACCCGTCCGCCACCTCGATCCACCTCGTCCCGCACGTGCGCGCCGCCCAGGCGGCGGGCGCCTTCGTCGCGGTGATCGACCCGCGGCGCACGCCGCTGGCCCGCACCGCCAGCCTGCACCTGGCGCCGCGGCCGGGGACTGACGTGGTGCTGGCGCTGGCGATGATCGACGCGCTGGCGCGGCGCGGCCTCGCCGATCCCGCGCAGGTGACGGGGCTCGACGAGCTGGCGCGGGCCGCCGCGGAGTGGCCGCTGGCGCGCGCCGCCGCGGAGTGCGACGTCCCGGCCGCCGACATCGCGCGCCTGATCGACGCCTACGCCGCCGCCTCGCCGGCCGTGGTGCGCTGCGGCTGGGGCCTGGAGCGCAACCACAACGGCGGCCAGGCGGCGCGCGCCGTCCTCGCGCTGCCGGCGGTGGCGGGCAAGTTCGGCGTCCGCGGCGGCGGCATGACGATGAGCCTCAGCCGCGCGCACCCGATCGACCACGCGCGCCTGCAGCGTCTCGACCTGGCGCCGGCGCCGCGGCGCGAGATCAACATGGTGCAGCTCGGCCGGGTGCTCACCGAGCCGCTCGCGCCGCCGATCAAGGCGCTGTTCGTCTACAACGCCAACCCGGTGGCGATGACGCCGGACCAGAACCGCGTCATCGCCGGCCTGCGGCGCGAGGACCTGTTCACGGTCGTGCACGAGCAGGTGATGACCGATACGGCGCGCTATGCGGACGTGCTGCTGCCGGCGACGACCATCTTCGAGCAGACCGAGCTGCACCGCGCCTACGGCCACTACGTGACCCAGTATTCGGAGCCGGTGATCGCGCCGCTCGGCGAGTCGCTCACCAACCCGCAGCTCTTCGCCCGCCTCGGCCGCGCCCTCGGCTTCGAGGCGGCGGCGGCCGCCGAGGAGGAGGCGCTGCTCGCCGATGCGCTGTCGCCCGCCGCGCTGGCGGCGCTGCGCCGCGATCGCGCGCTGCCGGTGCGCTTCGGCGACAGCGGCGACGTGGTGCAGTTCGGCACGGTGTTCCCGGCCACGCCGAGCGGCCGGGTGGAGCTCTGCCCGCCGGCGCTCGGTCCCGTCGCCTATCGACCGGTGCGCGACGACGGCCGGCTGGTGCTGCTGAGCCCGGCCTCCGACCGCACCATCAACTCGATCTTCGGCGAGCAGGCGGCGCGGCCGGCGGTGCTGTCGATGCACCCCGAGGATGCGCGCGCCCGCGGCCTGCGCGACGGCCAGCCGGTGCGCGTCGTCAACGAGCTCGGCGAGGTGCACGTGCCGCTGCGCCTCAGCGCCGACCTGCGCCGCGGCATCGTCACCCTCGCCAAGGGCCTGTGGCGCGCGAGCACGCTCAACGGCGCCACCGCGACGGCGCTCGTTCCGGATGCCCTGACCGACATCGGCGGCGGCGCCTGTTTCAACGACGCGCGGGTCGAGGTCGAGGCTCTGGAGGCCGCCGCTGCCGCGCGGCCCTCGCAGCCCGGCTCGAGATAG
- a CDS encoding alpha/beta fold hydrolase, with the protein MFDTLLARGEHLAEVEARRALLRFLNGIDWLIRDPSDIVGRTPYDVVYQRDKLQLRRYHHADRSIRPRHDLPVLCIPPLMVKPFIFDLMPERSLIKFLLDQGFDVFLVDFGEPDRADALVTLDDYVLDWIPTAVARTREVAGSSELSLLGYCMGGLFALMYLATTADRGVRNVVTIGAPLDAGKMGLFAWATKMAGGQVDFLARRIGNVPGSLSSTVFRLLTPAKNMTRYADLFMNLWDREYMNGFDAMNQWVGQFIDYPQGAFRQFVRDFMQHNRLARGTMRFGDRVADLRRIDANLLAFAGKTDQIAPAAAVRAQVDAVGSRDVTYRLVPGGHMGVLAGHGAPRHVWRPTALWLAARSTARPRRARQPAAPQGARRATRGPRRSRRAARH; encoded by the coding sequence ATGTTCGACACCCTGCTGGCGCGCGGCGAGCACCTCGCGGAAGTGGAGGCGCGGCGCGCCCTGCTGCGCTTCCTCAACGGCATCGACTGGCTGATCCGCGACCCGTCGGACATCGTCGGGCGGACCCCCTACGACGTCGTCTACCAGCGCGACAAGCTGCAGCTCCGCCGCTACCACCATGCCGACCGCAGCATCCGCCCGAGGCACGACCTGCCGGTGCTCTGCATTCCGCCGCTGATGGTGAAGCCGTTCATCTTCGACCTGATGCCGGAGCGCAGCCTGATCAAGTTCCTGCTCGACCAGGGATTCGACGTCTTCCTGGTCGACTTCGGCGAGCCGGATCGCGCCGACGCGCTGGTGACGCTCGACGACTACGTGCTCGACTGGATCCCGACCGCCGTCGCCCGCACCCGCGAGGTCGCCGGCAGCAGCGAGCTGTCGCTGCTCGGCTACTGCATGGGCGGCCTCTTCGCGCTGATGTATCTCGCCACCACCGCCGACCGCGGCGTGCGCAACGTGGTGACCATCGGCGCGCCGCTCGACGCCGGCAAGATGGGCCTCTTCGCCTGGGCGACCAAGATGGCCGGCGGCCAGGTCGACTTCCTGGCGCGGCGCATCGGCAACGTCCCCGGCAGCCTCTCGAGCACCGTCTTTCGGCTGCTGACGCCGGCCAAGAACATGACCCGCTACGCCGACCTGTTCATGAACCTCTGGGACCGCGAGTACATGAACGGGTTCGACGCCATGAACCAGTGGGTGGGCCAGTTCATCGACTACCCGCAGGGCGCGTTCCGGCAGTTCGTGCGCGACTTCATGCAGCACAACCGGCTGGCGCGCGGCACCATGCGCTTCGGCGACCGCGTCGCCGACCTGCGCCGCATCGACGCCAACCTGCTGGCATTCGCCGGCAAGACGGATCAGATCGCGCCCGCCGCGGCGGTGCGCGCCCAGGTCGACGCCGTCGGCAGCCGCGACGTCACCTACCGCCTGGTGCCCGGCGGCCACATGGGCGTCCTCGCCGGCCACGGTGCCCCGCGCCACGTCTGGCGGCCGACCGCCCTGTGGCTGGCGGCGCGCTCGACCGCGCGACCGCGCCGCGCCCGCCAACCGGCGGCGCCCCAGGGCGCCCGCCGCGCCACCCGCGGACCGCGCCGCAGCCGGCGCGCCGCCCGTCACTGA
- a CDS encoding inositol monophosphatase — translation MQGQRNAGIDGALGRARGVGFRCRAFAATVRRMSELVEYLSLAEDLVAAGAAHLRQAVGRPQRIEHKGAVDLVTETDRAVEALIVERLRRELPDHLVVGEEASAARTPAPPPADRWVWYLDPLDGTTNFAHRHPHFALSLGLLRGGEGQVAVVADPLRGETFTAVRGGGARCNGQPIRVSATAALDQALLATGTPYDRRERADLYLAAIRDFMLRCQGIRRAGSAALDLCWVACGRLDGYWEWRLGPWDVAAGALVVREAGGAVSDFGGAAHRVVGSETLASNGALHEAMLAVLAPHR, via the coding sequence GTGCAGGGGCAACGGAACGCCGGGATCGACGGCGCGCTCGGCCGCGCCCGCGGCGTCGGCTTCCGCTGCCGGGCGTTCGCCGCTACCGTGCGCCGCATGTCCGAGCTCGTCGAGTACCTGTCGCTCGCCGAGGACCTGGTCGCCGCCGGCGCCGCGCATCTGCGCCAGGCGGTGGGGCGGCCGCAGCGGATCGAGCACAAGGGCGCGGTCGATCTCGTGACCGAGACCGACCGCGCGGTGGAGGCGCTGATCGTCGAGCGCCTGCGCCGCGAGCTGCCCGATCACCTGGTCGTCGGCGAGGAGGCCTCGGCGGCGCGGACGCCGGCGCCGCCGCCGGCCGACCGCTGGGTCTGGTATCTCGACCCGCTCGACGGCACCACCAACTTCGCGCACCGTCATCCGCACTTCGCGCTGTCGCTGGGCCTGCTGCGCGGCGGCGAGGGGCAGGTGGCGGTGGTCGCCGATCCCTTGCGCGGCGAGACCTTCACCGCGGTGCGCGGCGGCGGCGCGCGCTGCAACGGCCAGCCGATCCGGGTCTCCGCCACCGCCGCGCTCGACCAGGCGCTGCTCGCCACCGGCACGCCCTACGACCGCCGCGAACGCGCCGATCTGTATCTCGCCGCCATCCGCGACTTCATGCTGCGCTGCCAGGGCATCCGCCGCGCCGGATCGGCGGCGCTCGACCTGTGCTGGGTGGCCTGCGGCCGGCTCGACGGCTACTGGGAGTGGCGCCTCGGGCCGTGGGACGTGGCGGCCGGCGCCCTCGTCGTGCGCGAGGCGGGTGGGGCGGTCAGCGACTTCGGCGGCGCCGCGCACCGCGTCGTCGGCAGCGAGACGCTGGCCAGCAACGGCGCCCTGCACGAGGCGATGCTCGCGGTGCTCGCCCCGCACCGCTGA
- a CDS encoding DUF2236 domain-containing protein, whose translation MSPPAIDRAGLARLRAATGRRRIDPSAGLFAPDSITRRVNREAVLLLGGGRALLLQVAHPLVAAGVAAHSRFEREPLQRLVRTLQLTLTIVFGSAAEALSAVRGIERAHARVHGRLERACGPFRAGTPYDANDPALLLWVHATLVDSALAAHDRFLGPLSPAERRRFYDESRLTARLFGIPDAAVPPTYAAFRAYLRGMLRGPTLAVSRDSRAIAASLLSPPLPPGLRQLAATTRLFTVGLLPEVIRERYGYSWGPLRERALDATALALRAGVPWLPSLLRHFPQARRSAAVA comes from the coding sequence GTGAGCCCGCCCGCGATCGACCGCGCCGGCCTGGCGCGCCTGCGCGCCGCCACCGGCCGACGGCGCATCGATCCGAGCGCCGGGCTGTTCGCGCCCGACAGCATCACCCGGCGCGTCAATCGCGAGGCCGTCCTGCTGCTCGGCGGCGGCCGGGCGCTGCTCCTCCAGGTCGCCCATCCGCTGGTCGCCGCCGGCGTCGCCGCCCACAGCCGCTTCGAGCGCGAGCCGCTGCAGCGCCTGGTGCGCACCCTGCAACTGACCCTGACCATCGTCTTCGGCAGCGCCGCCGAGGCGCTGAGCGCGGTGCGCGGCATCGAGCGGGCGCACGCCCGCGTCCACGGACGGCTCGAGCGCGCCTGCGGGCCGTTCCGCGCCGGCACGCCCTACGATGCCAACGATCCGGCGTTGCTGTTGTGGGTGCACGCGACCCTGGTGGACAGCGCCCTCGCCGCCCACGACCGCTTCCTCGGCCCGCTCAGCCCCGCCGAGCGGCGGCGGTTCTACGACGAGTCGCGGCTGACGGCGCGTCTGTTCGGCATCCCCGACGCGGCGGTGCCGCCGACCTACGCCGCCTTCCGCGCCTACCTGCGCGGCATGCTGCGCGGCCCGACCCTCGCCGTCAGCCGCGACAGCCGCGCCATCGCCGCCTCGCTGCTGAGCCCGCCGCTGCCGCCCGGGCTGCGCCAGCTCGCCGCCACCACCCGCCTGTTCACCGTCGGACTCCTGCCGGAGGTGATCCGCGAGCGCTACGGCTATTCCTGGGGTCCGCTGCGCGAGCGCGCCCTCGACGCCACCGCCCTCGCCCTGCGCGCCGGCGTGCCGTGGCTGCCGTCGCTGCTGCGCCACTTCCCGCAGGCGCGGCGCTCCGCCGCGGTCGCCTGA